Proteins encoded by one window of Dietzia sp. B32:
- a CDS encoding trehalose-6-phosphate synthase, producing MTSGTGHTSTGAGADFVVVANRLPVDLVIDKNGSEHWKASPGGLVTALESILKANDGAWVGWPGVPDAAPEPFDADGIRLHSVTLSAQDVELYYEGFSNATLWPLFHDVVVPAEYHREWWNAYREINTRFAEATAEAAAEGATVWVQDYQLLLVPCLLRELRPDLTIGFFLHIPFPPVELFMQLPWRTELVEGMLGADLVGFHLPGGADNFRILANRLRGYPSVRLRSTRGRASEIRVDDRMVRVGAFPISIDSAAVDATARKRETQARAARLREELGSPRVLMLGVDRLDYTKGIDVRLRALEELFEEGRLEPADVTLLQLATPSRERVEQYQIMRSRIEESVGRINGTFGEIGHPVVTYIHRPVPKTELAAFYAAADVMLVTPVRDGMNLVAKEYVASCTDGEGALVLSEFAGAAAELRQAYLCNPHDLDGVKDAIMAAVDDNPDDRRRRMRSLRRQVLSNDVHAWARRFFNTLDATSGD from the coding sequence ATGACGAGTGGTACCGGGCACACGTCCACCGGAGCAGGTGCCGACTTCGTCGTCGTCGCCAATCGTCTCCCCGTGGACCTCGTCATCGACAAGAACGGCAGCGAGCACTGGAAGGCCAGTCCCGGCGGCCTCGTCACGGCGCTGGAGTCCATCCTCAAGGCCAACGACGGCGCGTGGGTGGGGTGGCCCGGCGTCCCCGACGCCGCCCCCGAACCGTTCGACGCGGACGGCATCCGCCTCCACTCGGTCACCCTGTCCGCCCAGGACGTCGAGCTCTACTACGAGGGTTTCTCCAACGCCACCCTCTGGCCGTTGTTCCACGACGTGGTGGTGCCGGCCGAGTACCACCGCGAATGGTGGAACGCGTACCGCGAGATCAACACCCGTTTCGCCGAGGCCACCGCGGAAGCGGCCGCCGAGGGCGCCACCGTCTGGGTGCAGGACTACCAGCTGTTGCTGGTGCCCTGTCTGCTGCGCGAGCTGCGCCCCGACCTGACCATCGGGTTCTTCCTCCACATCCCGTTCCCGCCCGTCGAACTGTTCATGCAACTGCCGTGGCGCACCGAGCTGGTCGAGGGCATGCTCGGCGCGGACCTGGTGGGTTTCCACCTGCCCGGCGGAGCGGACAACTTCCGGATCCTCGCCAACCGCCTGCGCGGCTACCCGTCCGTCCGACTGCGGTCGACGCGGGGCCGCGCCTCCGAGATCCGGGTGGACGACCGCATGGTGCGGGTCGGCGCGTTCCCCATCTCCATCGACTCCGCGGCCGTGGACGCCACCGCCCGCAAGCGCGAGACCCAGGCCCGCGCCGCCCGCCTGCGCGAGGAGTTGGGGTCGCCGCGGGTCCTGATGCTGGGCGTGGACCGTCTGGACTACACCAAGGGCATCGACGTCCGCCTGCGCGCGCTCGAGGAGCTGTTCGAGGAGGGGCGCCTGGAGCCCGCCGACGTGACCCTCCTCCAGCTGGCCACGCCGAGCCGCGAGCGGGTCGAGCAGTACCAGATCATGCGGTCGCGGATCGAGGAGTCGGTGGGCCGCATCAACGGCACGTTCGGCGAGATCGGGCACCCCGTGGTGACCTACATCCACCGGCCCGTCCCCAAGACGGAACTGGCGGCGTTCTACGCGGCCGCCGACGTCATGCTGGTGACGCCCGTGCGGGACGGCATGAACCTGGTGGCCAAGGAGTACGTGGCCTCGTGCACCGACGGCGAGGGCGCCCTGGTGCTCAGCGAGTTCGCCGGCGCCGCCGCGGAGCTACGCCAGGCGTACCTGTGCAACCCGCACGATCTCGACGGGGTCAAGGACGCCATCATGGCCGCCGTCGACGACAACCCCGACGACCGTCGTCGCCGCATGCGGTCACTGCGTCGGCAGGT
- a CDS encoding threonine/serine exporter ThrE family protein, with the protein METRDAPAPLTRPLAWLGLRKSAMDLAVEPPLSPMAPVDLDDDGAVTDVLNLALEIGGILLSSGEGAADTVAQAESVAAAFGLPGATVEVTFTSLTIGVNRRRGRPPISVIRVVNYRTVDMTRVTRVSRLIDLIVRRQLTVDQATAEVEKIVASPHPHSFRVAVLGWAMLGCAVVIQLGGSPLAGLISMVSTFALMYANRALDRHRLPSFFQQVVGGFIAAAWALSAYVAVSNNFIEVQPSQLVAAGIIVLLAGLTLVGAIEDAITGFPVTSAGRGVETMVMTGGVLGGITIALAAFERLGMSPPPIDPAIAGNAAVHVAVLAAGVGAAGFAVASYATVRATWLAAAVGAIGMFIFQAVMATGLGVVVGSALAACTMGLIGGILARIATVPPLVVTIAGITPFLPGLSVYRGLSALTSDQTGIGLGLLFQALAIAVALAAGIVFGEWVTRNLRRSAAADG; encoded by the coding sequence GTGGAGACCCGCGACGCACCGGCACCGCTCACCCGACCCCTGGCGTGGTTGGGACTGCGCAAGTCGGCCATGGACCTGGCGGTCGAACCACCTCTGTCCCCCATGGCCCCGGTCGACCTCGACGACGACGGCGCCGTCACCGACGTGCTCAACCTCGCCCTCGAGATCGGCGGGATCCTGCTGTCCTCGGGCGAGGGTGCCGCGGACACCGTCGCCCAGGCGGAGTCCGTGGCGGCGGCGTTCGGTCTCCCCGGCGCGACCGTCGAGGTCACCTTCACGTCGTTGACCATCGGCGTCAACCGGCGTCGTGGACGGCCGCCGATCTCGGTCATCCGGGTGGTCAACTACCGCACGGTCGACATGACGCGGGTGACCCGCGTGTCCCGCCTCATCGACCTCATCGTGCGCCGTCAGCTCACCGTCGACCAGGCCACGGCCGAGGTCGAGAAGATCGTGGCCTCCCCGCATCCGCATTCCTTCCGGGTCGCGGTCCTGGGATGGGCGATGCTCGGGTGCGCGGTCGTCATCCAACTCGGCGGCAGCCCCTTGGCCGGCCTCATCTCCATGGTCTCGACGTTCGCCCTGATGTACGCCAACCGCGCTCTGGATCGACACCGCCTGCCCAGCTTCTTCCAGCAGGTGGTGGGGGGGTTCATCGCCGCCGCCTGGGCCCTGTCGGCGTACGTGGCCGTGAGCAACAACTTCATCGAGGTCCAACCGTCCCAGTTGGTCGCGGCGGGGATCATCGTGTTGCTCGCCGGCCTGACCCTCGTCGGCGCCATCGAGGACGCCATCACCGGGTTCCCCGTGACCTCCGCCGGACGAGGGGTCGAGACGATGGTCATGACCGGCGGGGTCCTCGGCGGGATCACGATCGCGCTCGCGGCGTTCGAACGCCTGGGCATGTCCCCTCCCCCGATCGATCCGGCCATCGCCGGCAACGCCGCCGTCCACGTGGCGGTGTTGGCCGCCGGTGTGGGCGCCGCCGGGTTCGCCGTGGCCAGCTACGCGACGGTGCGGGCGACGTGGCTCGCCGCAGCCGTCGGGGCGATCGGGATGTTCATCTTCCAGGCGGTCATGGCCACCGGCCTGGGCGTGGTCGTCGGCTCGGCGCTCGCGGCGTGCACGATGGGCCTGATCGGCGGCATCCTCGCCCGTATCGCGACCGTTCCGCCGCTGGTGGTCACCATCGCCGGCATCACGCCGTTCCTCCCGGGCCTGTCGGTGTACCGGGGCCTGTCGGCGTTGACGAGCGACCAGACGGGCATCGGTCTGGGACTGTTGTTCCAGGCGTTGGCGATCGCGGTGGCACTGGCCGCCGGCATCGTGTTCGGCGAGTGGGTCACCCGCAATCTGCGCCGATCGGCAGCCGCCGACGGGTGA
- a CDS encoding nuclear transport factor 2 family protein — protein MTQSATDIATAWMAALAAGDAEGAIALSSPSIVYTTGQVRRYVGHDGVRDIVSDLARLAGFLTIAAEGEILESEGVVALRRIERYTLPSGGIEIRGCSFVEVEDGVVTRWADYKSMETIDDVIG, from the coding sequence ATGACACAGTCCGCTACAGATATCGCCACCGCGTGGATGGCCGCCCTCGCCGCCGGTGACGCCGAGGGGGCCATCGCGCTGTCGTCCCCGTCGATCGTCTACACGACGGGCCAGGTCAGGCGCTACGTCGGTCACGACGGGGTCCGCGACATCGTGTCCGATCTCGCCAGACTGGCAGGCTTCCTCACCATCGCGGCGGAGGGGGAGATCCTGGAATCCGAGGGGGTCGTCGCGCTGCGCCGGATCGAGCGGTACACGCTGCCCAGCGGGGGGATCGAGATCCGGGGATGTTCGTTCGTGGAAGTGGAGGACGGGGTGGTCACGCGATGGGCGGATTACAAGAGCATGGAAACGATCGATGACGTCATCGGATGA
- a CDS encoding nuclear transport factor 2 family protein, whose amino-acid sequence MTSSDDGAGSGAGGRRPRDGDPGRVARALVEAAFSGDFEAARSYCAPDVTLTLEGVQTVRGHEGLRQLMEFNAEVAADVVLEIHHVLGSGDTAAINRTTHLAIGGTRLRVEVGSFFTLRDGLVADWTDYQDMQNVWRALGH is encoded by the coding sequence ATGACGTCATCGGATGACGGGGCCGGGAGTGGCGCGGGTGGCCGTCGTCCGCGTGACGGGGACCCCGGCCGGGTGGCGAGGGCGTTGGTCGAGGCGGCGTTCTCCGGCGACTTCGAAGCGGCCAGGTCGTACTGCGCTCCGGATGTCACCCTGACGCTGGAGGGCGTCCAGACCGTCAGGGGTCACGAGGGGCTCCGGCAGTTGATGGAGTTCAACGCCGAGGTGGCCGCCGACGTCGTCCTCGAGATCCACCATGTCCTGGGTTCCGGGGACACCGCGGCGATCAACCGCACCACCCACCTCGCCATCGGGGGGACGCGACTACGCGTCGAGGTCGGGTCGTTCTTCACCCTCCGCGACGGGCTCGTCGCGGACTGGACCGACTATCAGGACATGCAGAACGTCTGGAGAGCGCTCGGCCACTGA
- a CDS encoding HIT family protein: MSTVFSKIIAGELPGRFVWEDPEVVAFLTIAPVAPGHTLVVPRAEVDRWTDLEPALLTRLNEVAQAVGKAVVEGFGAARAGYLIAGFEVPHTHIHIFPADDMSGFDLSLANPDAPAEESDAAAATLRRALRDLGYGQFVPED, encoded by the coding sequence ATGTCGACGGTTTTCAGCAAGATCATCGCCGGTGAACTGCCGGGTCGGTTCGTGTGGGAGGACCCCGAGGTGGTCGCGTTCCTCACCATCGCGCCGGTCGCGCCCGGCCACACCCTGGTCGTCCCACGCGCCGAGGTCGATCGGTGGACCGATCTCGAACCCGCGCTGTTGACCCGGCTCAACGAGGTCGCACAGGCCGTCGGCAAGGCCGTCGTCGAGGGATTCGGTGCCGCCCGCGCGGGCTACCTCATCGCCGGATTCGAGGTGCCGCACACCCATATCCACATCTTCCCCGCCGACGACATGTCCGGCTTCGACCTGTCGCTCGCGAACCCCGACGCGCCGGCCGAGGAGTCCGATGCGGCGGCCGCGACCCTCCGGCGGGCACTGCGGGATCTCGGTTACGGGCAGTTCGTCCCGGAGGACTGA
- a CDS encoding TetR/AcrR family transcriptional regulator, with the protein MVEAVIATAEGTVKKKAYHHGDLRNAIIQEATARARVSGEKAIVLREIAPHIGVSATAAYRHFANRQQLVEEVAARGFVELVGRVAAAAVGGAVSDPVLAAYRELREAALAIVGFAIDEPAWARTMMENLGPSETVAAHADAINVELQAIVERGIEAGAFRPGTVMNDELPLWAAIDGLSAQAMFGIRPMRTPEALDSAARTIDLCLTDLLTDSGLRVRDAAFPAVSVSADAGV; encoded by the coding sequence ATGGTCGAAGCAGTTATTGCGACAGCAGAGGGCACGGTGAAGAAGAAGGCTTACCACCACGGCGATCTCCGCAACGCGATCATCCAGGAGGCGACCGCGCGCGCGAGGGTCTCGGGTGAGAAGGCGATCGTCCTCCGTGAGATCGCCCCGCACATCGGCGTCTCCGCGACCGCGGCGTATCGACATTTCGCCAATCGTCAGCAGCTCGTCGAGGAGGTCGCGGCCCGCGGGTTCGTCGAATTGGTCGGTCGAGTGGCGGCCGCGGCAGTCGGCGGTGCGGTGTCCGATCCGGTCCTCGCCGCCTACCGCGAGCTGCGCGAGGCGGCTCTCGCGATCGTGGGTTTCGCCATCGACGAGCCTGCGTGGGCGCGGACGATGATGGAGAACCTGGGCCCGTCAGAGACCGTCGCCGCGCACGCCGATGCCATCAATGTGGAGTTGCAGGCGATCGTGGAGCGCGGGATCGAGGCGGGAGCGTTCCGGCCCGGGACGGTCATGAACGACGAGCTTCCGCTGTGGGCTGCTATCGACGGTCTGAGCGCGCAGGCGATGTTCGGGATCCGCCCGATGCGCACCCCGGAGGCCCTCGACTCGGCCGCCCGGACCATCGATCTGTGTCTGACGGACCTGCTCACGGATTCGGGCCTGCGGGTCCGCGACGCGGCGTTCCCGGCCGTCTCCGTCTCCGCCGACGCAGGGGTCTAG